In Deinococcus ficus, a single genomic region encodes these proteins:
- a CDS encoding M20/M25/M40 family metallo-hydrolase, whose amino-acid sequence MTPTDLTVHIERGLSDLRDLVTLPSVSAQGRMLPETAAAVRTLLEAEGFTVHEVPGDVAPVLIAEAGEGPATLLIYNHYDVQPEDPLALWDSPPFELTERDGRLYGRGASDDKGEFASRLAAVRAVKARHGGRLPLRVRWLIEGEEEVGSPSLDRVVREQAEHLHADGCWWEFGAIDPEGRPVLSLGLKGVMCLELRCRVAASDLHSSLGAVVDNPLYRLARAVTSLRDEAGRLTIPGVLDDVRASSGADRAAVAQIPGDGQAMRDTYGVTRPLAAGAGYHDRLGLMPVVNVNGWGGGYQGEGSKTVLPAEGFVKLDFRLVPDQDPAHVLELLRAHLDAQGLDDIEIVELEAHQRPARTDAAHPFVQACVAAAREAHGTEPVVQPSSGASGPMYPFQAALGVPCVAAGIGNAGGRVHAPNENILRGHFARGVAFGVALLERLAAPPA is encoded by the coding sequence ATGACCCCCACTGACCTTACCGTGCATATCGAGCGCGGGCTATCGGACCTGCGCGACCTCGTGACGCTGCCGAGCGTCTCCGCCCAGGGCCGCATGCTCCCCGAAACCGCCGCCGCCGTCCGCACCCTCCTCGAAGCCGAAGGCTTCACTGTCCACGAGGTCCCTGGGGACGTCGCCCCCGTCCTCATCGCCGAGGCCGGCGAAGGGCCCGCGACGCTCTTGATCTACAACCACTACGACGTCCAGCCCGAAGACCCCCTGGCCCTGTGGGACAGCCCGCCGTTCGAGCTGACCGAGCGCGACGGGCGGCTGTACGGCCGCGGGGCCAGTGACGACAAGGGCGAGTTCGCCTCGCGGCTGGCGGCGGTGCGGGCGGTCAAGGCCCGGCATGGGGGGCGGCTGCCGCTGAGGGTGCGGTGGTTGATCGAGGGGGAGGAGGAGGTGGGCAGCCCCAGCCTGGACCGCGTGGTCCGGGAACAGGCCGAGCACCTCCACGCCGACGGCTGCTGGTGGGAGTTCGGGGCGATCGACCCGGAGGGCCGCCCCGTGCTGTCCCTCGGCCTCAAGGGCGTCATGTGCCTGGAACTGCGGTGCCGGGTGGCGGCAAGCGACCTGCACAGCAGCCTGGGCGCGGTGGTGGATAACCCGCTGTACCGCCTCGCCCGCGCCGTGACCTCCCTGCGCGACGAGGCAGGACGCCTGACCATCCCCGGGGTACTCGATGACGTCCGGGCTTCCTCCGGCGCGGACCGGGCGGCGGTCGCGCAGATTCCCGGTGACGGGCAGGCCATGCGGGACACGTACGGCGTGACCCGGCCCCTGGCGGCCGGAGCCGGGTACCACGACCGGCTGGGCCTGATGCCGGTCGTGAACGTCAACGGCTGGGGCGGCGGATACCAGGGCGAGGGCAGCAAGACCGTGCTGCCCGCCGAGGGCTTCGTGAAACTGGACTTCCGGCTGGTGCCCGACCAGGATCCGGCGCACGTGTTGGAACTGCTGCGCGCCCACCTCGACGCCCAGGGCCTGGACGACATCGAAATCGTCGAGCTCGAAGCCCACCAGCGGCCTGCACGAACGGACGCCGCGCACCCTTTCGTGCAGGCCTGCGTCGCCGCGGCCCGCGAAGCCCACGGCACGGAACCGGTCGTGCAGCCCTCAAGTGGCGCGAGCGGCCCGATGTATCCCTTCCAGGCGGCCCTCGGCGTGCCGTGCGTGGCGGCCGGGATCGGGAACGCGGGCGGGCGCGTGCACGCCCCGAACGAGAACATCCTGCGTGGCCACTTCGCGCGGGGCGTGGCGTTCGGGGTGGCCCTGCTCGAGCGCCTCGCGGCTCCCCCGGCCTGA
- a CDS encoding GNAT family N-acetyltransferase, producing the protein MTPRTPALTLRELHGPAELTQAEDLQFLVWGGSERDVFPRDALRALEHIGGLVAGALHGTQLVGLVVGLPTAQPHVQHSHLLAVHPDWRGSGLALQLKVHQRDWCAARGVTRIEWTYDPLRALNAHFNIHRLGAAAHTYLDDFYGEMGGINAGLPSDRLVAAWTPAVLPARHPDPASLPAVNDPFTGSLLKSFPLESGVALHVPPDLTGVLTHAPAQALHWREQTREAFHALFSAGYQVTDFRRGEHPAYVLTR; encoded by the coding sequence GTGACCCCCCGCACCCCCGCGCTGACCCTGCGGGAACTGCACGGCCCCGCGGAACTCACGCAGGCTGAGGACCTGCAGTTCCTGGTGTGGGGCGGCTCGGAACGCGACGTGTTCCCCCGCGACGCCCTGCGGGCCCTGGAGCACATCGGCGGACTCGTCGCCGGCGCCCTGCACGGCACGCAGCTGGTGGGGCTGGTCGTGGGGCTTCCCACCGCGCAGCCGCACGTGCAGCACTCGCACCTGCTGGCCGTCCACCCCGACTGGCGCGGCAGCGGCCTGGCCCTGCAGCTCAAGGTGCACCAGCGCGACTGGTGCGCCGCGCGCGGCGTGACCCGCATCGAGTGGACCTACGATCCCCTGCGGGCCCTGAACGCCCACTTCAACATCCACCGGCTGGGCGCCGCAGCCCACACCTACCTGGACGACTTCTACGGCGAGATGGGCGGCATCAACGCCGGACTGCCGTCGGACCGCCTGGTGGCCGCCTGGACGCCCGCCGTCCTGCCCGCCCGGCACCCGGACCCGGCAAGCCTGCCCGCCGTGAATGATCCGTTCACCGGCAGCCTTCTCAAGTCCTTCCCTCTGGAGAGCGGGGTGGCGCTGCACGTGCCGCCTGACCTGACGGGTGTGCTCACGCACGCGCCGGCCCAGGCCCTGCACTGGCGTGAGCAGACCCGTGAAGCCTTTCACGCCCTGTTCAGCGCCGGGTACCAGGTCACGGACTTCCGCCGGGGCGAGCATCCCGCCTACGTCCTGACGCGCTGA
- a CDS encoding family 1 glycosylhydrolase, producing MAHFMFATGIENSNPTLQGGRVRVDQMRDCGHDNHYELDFDLAVDLGVNTLRYGAPLHRTFTGPGQYDWTFADATFGALRRRPLLVIADLCHFGAPDWLGDFQNPDFPEQFAAYAGAFARRYPWVQLYTPVNEMYVCALFSGKYGWWNEALTTDRGFVTALKHLVRANVLAMHAILEGRPDALFIQSESTEQYHARVPGVLDVAAFLNETRFLSLDLNYGRDVSARMLEYLLDNGLTREEYAFFLGHRLKPHCVMGNDYYVTNEHCVYPDGHLEPSGDVFGYAMITREYFDRYRLPVMHSETNAPEGPLGREAVDWLIKVWANVIRIRNDGVPVMGFTWYSLTDQVDWDTGLRERHLRPYPVGLFDLERRVRPVGTAYRDLIRAWQDVLPTQSVALTLPLAPAAPVTPRSSAGPLPRQEQAEDMGREERGRVSAGRAGVPRR from the coding sequence ATGGCCCATTTCATGTTTGCGACCGGGATCGAGAACAGCAATCCCACCCTGCAGGGCGGCCGGGTGCGGGTCGACCAGATGCGCGACTGCGGGCACGACAACCACTACGAGCTCGACTTCGACCTCGCCGTGGACCTCGGGGTCAATACCCTGAGGTACGGCGCGCCGCTGCACCGCACCTTCACCGGGCCCGGTCAGTACGACTGGACGTTCGCGGACGCCACCTTCGGGGCGCTGCGCCGCCGTCCGCTGCTGGTCATCGCCGACCTGTGCCATTTCGGCGCTCCGGACTGGCTGGGAGATTTTCAGAACCCGGACTTCCCGGAGCAGTTCGCGGCGTACGCGGGGGCGTTCGCCCGCCGGTACCCGTGGGTGCAGCTCTACACCCCGGTCAACGAGATGTACGTCTGCGCGCTGTTCAGCGGAAAGTACGGCTGGTGGAACGAGGCCCTCACCACCGACCGCGGGTTCGTCACGGCGCTCAAGCACCTGGTGCGCGCCAACGTCCTGGCCATGCACGCCATCCTGGAGGGGCGTCCCGACGCCCTGTTCATCCAGAGCGAGTCCACCGAGCAGTACCACGCCCGCGTGCCGGGGGTGCTGGACGTGGCAGCCTTCCTGAACGAGACGCGCTTCCTGTCTCTGGACTTGAACTACGGGCGGGACGTGAGCGCGCGGATGCTGGAGTACCTGCTCGACAACGGCCTGACCCGTGAGGAGTACGCGTTCTTCCTGGGCCACCGGCTCAAGCCGCACTGCGTGATGGGCAACGACTACTACGTCACCAACGAGCACTGCGTGTACCCGGACGGACATCTCGAACCCTCCGGGGACGTGTTCGGGTACGCCATGATCACCCGCGAGTACTTCGACCGTTACCGCCTGCCGGTGATGCACAGTGAAACGAACGCCCCCGAAGGGCCGCTCGGGCGGGAGGCCGTGGACTGGCTCATCAAGGTCTGGGCCAACGTCATCAGAATCCGGAACGATGGGGTGCCGGTCATGGGCTTCACCTGGTATTCGCTGACCGACCAGGTGGACTGGGACACCGGCCTGCGCGAACGCCACCTGCGCCCCTACCCGGTCGGGCTGTTCGACCTGGAGCGGCGCGTGCGTCCGGTCGGCACCGCGTACCGGGACCTGATCCGCGCGTGGCAGGACGTGCTGCCGACGCAGAGTGTCGCCCTCACCCTGCCGCTCGCCCCGGCCGCGCCCGTCACCCCGCGGAGCAGTGCCGGCCCACTGCCCCGCCAGGAACAGGCGGAGGACATGGGCCGGGAAGAACGTGGGAGGGTCAGCGCAGGCCGTGCCGGCGTCCCCAGGCGATGA
- a CDS encoding alpha/beta fold hydrolase encodes MKRTMTLALGFALLTGAAQAGSAPAARQEGLLDINGAQIHYVSQGAGTPLLLLHGYPLSGELFARNRDALAGAGYRVITIDHRGYGRSTAPANNPGSLETYASDALGVLDKLGVPKAVIGGMSMGGPITFEMYRRAPERFLGMILIATLANPAGIVEQHIWKGMAQKASTFGPQSLAPELLKDMLTGDTRTHRMNDAKILTAIVSQASVAGDVAGASTLATRPDSVPMLRTIRVPTLIVGGVEDTVYPPEFSLKMHQNIPGSQLVMIPGAAHAVNFERAEAFNAAVIAWGRRHGLR; translated from the coding sequence ATGAAACGCACCATGACACTGGCCCTCGGCTTCGCCCTTCTGACCGGAGCCGCCCAGGCCGGCAGCGCACCCGCCGCGCGGCAGGAAGGGCTGCTCGACATCAACGGGGCGCAGATCCACTACGTCTCCCAGGGCGCCGGCACCCCCCTGCTGCTGCTGCACGGCTACCCCCTGAGCGGGGAACTGTTCGCCCGCAACCGCGACGCGCTCGCCGGCGCCGGCTACCGCGTGATCACCATCGACCACCGCGGGTACGGCCGGAGCACCGCACCGGCCAACAACCCCGGGAGCCTGGAAACCTACGCCAGCGACGCACTCGGCGTTCTGGACAAGCTCGGCGTTCCCAAGGCGGTCATCGGCGGCATGAGCATGGGCGGCCCGATCACCTTCGAGATGTACCGCCGCGCCCCGGAGCGGTTCCTGGGCATGATCCTGATCGCCACCCTCGCCAACCCGGCCGGGATCGTCGAGCAGCACATCTGGAAGGGCATGGCGCAGAAGGCCAGCACCTTCGGCCCGCAGTCCCTCGCGCCTGAACTGCTCAAGGACATGCTCACGGGCGACACCCGCACCCACCGGATGAACGACGCGAAGATCCTCACCGCCATCGTCAGCCAGGCGTCCGTGGCCGGAGACGTGGCCGGCGCGTCCACCCTGGCCACCCGGCCCGACTCGGTACCCATGCTCAGGACGATCCGGGTGCCGACCTTGATCGTCGGGGGCGTCGAGGACACCGTCTACCCGCCGGAGTTCAGCCTGAAGATGCACCAGAACATCCCCGGCAGTCAGCTCGTGATGATCCCGGGCGCGGCGCACGCCGTGAACTTCGAGCGTGCAGAGGCATTCAACGCCGCGGTCATCGCCTGGGGACGCCGGCACGGCCTGCGCTGA
- a CDS encoding TetR/AcrR family transcriptional regulator, with the protein MTARPTQGKREEIIRAALREYRRNAISGTTLKDVARAAEMPLGNLYYYVKTREELILAVLDECAHDLQALLDRLSPLDDRAWLAAYLDWLLEDPAEASQLGCPFGALATELRALGDPAADRAAEIVEHYRQAVAQRTQALTGGDPDRVFLVVQGAYTVAKVLNDPVLYQRSIGQLRALLHPTSSR; encoded by the coding sequence GTGACTGCCCGGCCCACGCAAGGAAAACGCGAGGAGATCATCCGCGCCGCCCTGCGCGAGTACCGGCGAAACGCCATCAGCGGCACCACCCTCAAGGACGTCGCCCGGGCCGCCGAGATGCCCCTGGGCAACCTCTACTACTACGTCAAAACGCGCGAGGAACTCATCCTGGCCGTGCTTGACGAATGCGCCCACGACCTCCAGGCCCTGCTCGACCGGCTCTCCCCTCTGGACGACCGCGCCTGGCTGGCCGCGTACCTCGACTGGCTGCTCGAGGACCCCGCGGAAGCCAGCCAGCTCGGCTGTCCCTTCGGCGCCCTGGCCACCGAACTGCGCGCCCTGGGTGACCCGGCCGCGGACCGCGCCGCGGAGATCGTCGAGCACTACCGTCAGGCGGTCGCCCAGCGGACCCAGGCCCTGACCGGCGGTGACCCTGACCGGGTGTTCCTCGTCGTGCAGGGCGCCTACACGGTGGCCAAGGTCCTGAACGACCCCGTGCTGTACCAGCGCAGCATCGGGCAGCTCCGGGCCCTGCTCCACCCGACTTCGTCGCGGTGA
- a CDS encoding branched-chain amino acid ABC transporter substrate-binding protein has translation MPKIHFREARGALALSVLLLCSAQAATLRIAAVGPMTGDLAGFGTEIKRGAELAIQDQVKAFKALGHDLVLVSYDDQASAQAAGPVAKTIAADKSILGVIGAYNSSVSNVLGQTFAATKLAMVSPGSTNDLLSTHGWTHFNRVVSPDGAQGVAAATYIAEQLKAKSVFVVSDNTAYGNGLSRILMDNLKERKIAVPGYVGVSNAAQLASAVARIRAANPSVVYFGGTYDVGADLVKALRAAGVRATFMGGDGLDSSEFVKRTGIEGAGVVYTTVLGPVSVFSNAALFAKKYQDVYKTKPDGLAVYAYDATNVMLEALRSTLTKGGAVPTRPQVSDAVRKLNLPACFSMDNSRCLTVTGAIAFTPSGERQKSRLLIMKFNDVLAPELVTVQNVNALTTKP, from the coding sequence ATGCCCAAAATTCATTTCCGTGAGGCGCGTGGCGCCCTCGCTCTCTCCGTCCTTCTGCTGTGCTCCGCCCAGGCCGCCACCCTCCGCATCGCCGCGGTGGGCCCCATGACCGGCGACCTCGCCGGCTTCGGCACGGAAATCAAACGCGGCGCCGAACTCGCCATTCAGGACCAGGTGAAGGCCTTCAAAGCCCTGGGCCATGACCTGGTGCTGGTCTCCTACGACGACCAGGCGTCCGCGCAGGCGGCCGGTCCCGTCGCCAAGACCATCGCCGCCGACAAGTCCATCCTGGGCGTCATCGGGGCGTACAACTCCAGCGTGTCCAACGTCCTCGGGCAGACGTTTGCCGCCACCAAACTGGCCATGGTTTCCCCCGGCAGCACCAACGACCTGCTCTCCACGCACGGCTGGACCCACTTCAACCGCGTGGTGTCCCCGGACGGCGCACAGGGGGTGGCCGCCGCGACGTACATCGCCGAGCAGCTCAAGGCGAAGTCGGTGTTCGTGGTGTCGGACAACACCGCCTACGGCAACGGCCTGAGCCGCATCCTGATGGACAACCTCAAGGAGCGGAAGATCGCGGTTCCCGGGTACGTGGGCGTGTCCAATGCCGCCCAGCTGGCCAGTGCCGTGGCCCGCATCCGCGCCGCCAATCCCAGCGTCGTGTACTTCGGCGGGACGTACGACGTCGGCGCGGACCTCGTCAAGGCCCTGCGCGCCGCGGGCGTCCGGGCGACGTTCATGGGCGGCGACGGCCTGGACTCCAGCGAATTCGTGAAACGCACCGGCATCGAAGGGGCCGGCGTGGTGTACACCACCGTGCTCGGCCCGGTGAGCGTGTTCTCGAACGCGGCGCTGTTCGCGAAGAAGTACCAGGACGTGTACAAGACCAAGCCCGACGGCCTGGCCGTCTACGCGTACGACGCCACGAACGTCATGCTCGAGGCGCTGCGCAGCACCCTGACCAAAGGCGGCGCCGTTCCCACCCGCCCCCAGGTCAGTGACGCGGTGCGCAAGCTGAACCTGCCTGCCTGCTTCAGCATGGACAACAGCCGCTGCCTGACGGTGACCGGCGCCATCGCCTTCACGCCGTCAGGTGAGCGGCAGAAGTCCCGTCTGCTGATCATGAAGTTCAACGACGTGCTGGCCCCTGAGCTCGTGACCGTCCAGAACGTGAACGCCCTGACCACGAAACCCTGA
- a CDS encoding FUSC family protein produces MSRRQSVRNWWRLGPPARDHLPAARIAAGVAAPLLTLLWLGRLDLAVFATFAAFTGIYARHEPPGARLRHQAQSALLLLTCLALGLMLSRAGASLWAVTLTGAVTAGAGALLAAVWGLRPAGALFFVFALTTAGTLPAPPSPAEAMGTAAVTAAFCLMLGHLGARYSARVRPAELASPPGPVPGPDVRWHGLRHLIAALLGGVVGMAPGVGHTAWAMVAAVAPISAQDHQGRVKRAVQRVTGTLGGLLISAALLAVPWQPWLLVVWVIALQFLAELYVVRNYSVALLFVTPLALLMAHLGHPDAASTLLWARAVETVLGALAGLVVVLLVRSPAERRAPRSGTPRGTG; encoded by the coding sequence GTGAGCCGGAGGCAGAGCGTAAGGAACTGGTGGCGTCTGGGACCGCCGGCGCGCGATCACCTGCCGGCCGCGCGCATCGCCGCGGGTGTCGCCGCGCCGCTGCTCACGCTGCTATGGCTGGGCCGACTGGACCTGGCGGTCTTCGCCACCTTCGCGGCCTTCACCGGCATCTACGCCCGGCATGAGCCGCCCGGAGCGCGGCTGCGTCATCAGGCCCAGAGTGCGCTGCTGCTCCTGACCTGCCTGGCGCTGGGGCTGATGCTGTCGCGGGCCGGCGCGTCCCTGTGGGCGGTCACCCTGACGGGGGCCGTGACCGCCGGAGCGGGCGCCCTGCTGGCGGCCGTGTGGGGGCTGCGTCCGGCCGGCGCGTTGTTCTTCGTGTTCGCCCTGACCACCGCCGGGACGCTGCCCGCCCCGCCATCGCCAGCTGAGGCGATGGGGACGGCCGCCGTCACCGCCGCGTTCTGCCTGATGCTGGGTCACCTGGGCGCACGCTACTCAGCGCGGGTTCGTCCGGCGGAACTGGCGTCACCCCCAGGGCCCGTGCCCGGGCCAGACGTCCGGTGGCACGGCCTGCGGCACCTCATCGCCGCCCTGCTCGGCGGCGTGGTGGGCATGGCCCCGGGGGTGGGGCACACCGCCTGGGCCATGGTCGCGGCGGTTGCCCCGATCTCCGCGCAGGACCACCAGGGCCGCGTGAAAAGGGCCGTGCAGCGCGTGACCGGCACGCTGGGCGGCCTGCTCATCAGTGCCGCGCTGCTGGCCGTGCCCTGGCAGCCGTGGCTGCTGGTGGTGTGGGTGATCGCCCTGCAGTTTCTCGCGGAGCTGTACGTGGTGCGCAACTACAGCGTCGCGCTGCTGTTCGTGACGCCGCTGGCGCTGCTGATGGCGCACCTCGGCCACCCGGACGCCGCCTCCACGCTGCTGTGGGCTCGGGCCGTGGAGACGGTGCTGGGCGCCCTGGCCGGCCTGGTCGTGGTGCTGCTGGTGCGCTCACCGGCCGAACGCCGTGCGCCGCGTTCAGGCACTCCGCGCGGGACCGGGTGA
- a CDS encoding MurR/RpiR family transcriptional regulator: MRTITPAVELPQTPTLLDLLRGAAATLTTTERRLADHLHLHWQDLPLTSAAELAQEVGVNPSSVTRFAQTLGYRGYPDLQRAVRAELRARHAPRPLPAESHAAAHWQREIDAFQAVMRQPESALDDLARHLAQARRVYVTGARGSAAAASYAAHLWHAVRPDVHLLTGPVLAHPEAWLDAGPADLLVAFTVRRYAQSTTALAGRFLGRGVPLALVTDSPVAPHARQAARLLVLPTPGQDGAGGADGRFVPLALPASASALLASKLVSLLGADRLNAAEQELGDLDVLTC; encoded by the coding sequence GTGAGGACCATAACCCCCGCGGTAGAGCTTCCCCAGACCCCGACCCTGCTTGACCTGCTGCGCGGCGCGGCCGCCACGCTCACGACCACCGAACGGCGCCTCGCCGACCACCTGCACCTGCACTGGCAGGACCTGCCCCTGACCAGCGCCGCCGAGCTCGCCCAGGAAGTGGGCGTCAACCCGTCCAGCGTCACCCGCTTCGCACAGACCCTGGGCTACCGCGGGTATCCCGACCTGCAACGCGCCGTGCGGGCCGAACTGCGCGCCCGGCACGCCCCCCGGCCCCTGCCTGCCGAATCCCACGCCGCCGCCCACTGGCAACGCGAGATTGACGCATTCCAGGCGGTCATGCGCCAGCCCGAATCGGCGCTCGACGACCTGGCCCGCCACCTCGCACAGGCCAGGCGGGTGTACGTGACCGGCGCGCGCGGCTCGGCGGCCGCCGCGTCATACGCCGCCCACCTGTGGCACGCCGTGCGTCCCGACGTGCACCTGCTGACCGGGCCGGTCCTCGCGCACCCGGAAGCCTGGCTGGACGCCGGCCCGGCGGACCTGCTGGTCGCCTTCACCGTGCGCCGCTACGCCCAGAGCACCACGGCCCTCGCCGGCCGGTTCCTTGGCCGGGGCGTGCCGCTGGCCCTCGTGACCGACAGCCCGGTCGCCCCGCACGCCCGGCAGGCCGCCCGGCTGCTCGTCCTGCCCACCCCCGGGCAGGACGGCGCCGGCGGCGCGGACGGGCGGTTCGTGCCGCTCGCCCTGCCGGCCAGTGCGAGTGCCCTGCTCGCCTCGAAGCTCGTCAGCCTGCTCGGCGCCGACCGCCTGAACGCCGCCGAGCAGGAACTCGGAGATCTCGATGTCCTCACCTGCTGA
- the menC gene encoding o-succinylbenzoate synthase encodes MSSPADALTRPALPRGAGLTLDSAELRVLDMPIRFAFETSFGVMRRRYVPLLTLRAGGLEGHAEGVMDHLPLYREETVPGAVAFLEGQLLPRVLGRSLANPEALAQLLAPYRGNRMARAMVEMAFWDLWAKHLDLPLWQLLGGVRPAVPVGVSLGIQRSAEATAELATAHAEQGYQRIKLKIKPGWDEVPVAAVRAALPDLQLTVDANSAYTLADTAALQALDAYRLRYIEQPLAFDDLVDHAALQPLLRTPLCLDESITSVHDARKALTLGAARVINLKVARVGGHLEARHIHDLTLAFGVPMWCGGMVETGVGRAHNIHLSTLPNFCLPGDTSSASRYWDHDIIHEPLEVQGGLMPVPEGPGIGVTLNPAVLDRVTRHRLTVQAGAVPHVDDRPDQPPPDEVY; translated from the coding sequence ATGTCCTCACCTGCTGATGCCCTCACCCGGCCCGCGCTGCCCCGCGGCGCCGGCCTGACCCTCGACAGCGCCGAACTGCGCGTCCTCGACATGCCCATCCGCTTCGCGTTCGAGACGAGTTTCGGCGTGATGCGCCGCCGCTACGTGCCGCTGCTGACCCTGCGGGCCGGCGGGCTCGAAGGGCACGCCGAGGGCGTCATGGACCACCTGCCGCTCTACCGCGAGGAGACCGTGCCCGGCGCCGTGGCCTTCCTCGAAGGCCAGTTGCTGCCCCGCGTGCTCGGGCGGTCCCTGGCGAACCCGGAAGCGCTCGCGCAGCTGCTCGCCCCCTACCGCGGCAACCGCATGGCGCGGGCCATGGTGGAAATGGCCTTCTGGGACCTGTGGGCCAAGCACCTGGACCTGCCCCTGTGGCAGCTGCTCGGCGGCGTGCGCCCGGCGGTGCCCGTCGGCGTGAGCCTCGGCATTCAGCGCAGCGCCGAGGCGACCGCCGAGCTCGCCACCGCGCACGCCGAGCAGGGCTACCAGCGCATCAAGCTGAAGATCAAACCCGGCTGGGACGAGGTGCCCGTCGCGGCAGTGCGCGCGGCCCTGCCGGACCTACAGCTGACCGTGGACGCCAACAGCGCCTACACGCTGGCTGACACGGCCGCCCTGCAGGCGCTGGACGCCTACCGCCTGCGCTACATCGAACAGCCCCTGGCCTTCGACGACCTCGTGGACCACGCCGCGCTGCAACCGCTGCTGCGCACGCCGCTGTGCCTGGACGAGAGCATCACCAGCGTCCACGACGCCCGCAAGGCCCTGACGCTCGGGGCGGCGCGCGTCATCAACCTCAAGGTCGCCCGGGTCGGCGGTCACCTCGAGGCGCGGCACATCCACGACCTCACGCTCGCGTTCGGCGTGCCGATGTGGTGCGGCGGCATGGTCGAAACGGGCGTGGGCCGCGCGCACAACATCCACCTCTCCACCCTGCCGAACTTCTGCCTGCCGGGCGACACCAGCAGCGCCAGCCGCTACTGGGACCACGACATCATCCACGAACCCCTCGAAGTGCAGGGCGGCCTGATGCCGGTCCCCGAAGGCCCCGGGATCGGCGTGACCCTCAACCCCGCCGTGCTCGACCGCGTCACCCGCCACCGCCTCACCGTGCAGGCCGGCGCCGTCCCGCATGTGGATGACCGCCCCGATCAGCCGCCCCCCGACGAAGTGTACTGA
- a CDS encoding ABC transporter substrate-binding protein, which produces MNRALFLLSAALVLTSLGANAEARTLAQIKASGTLKIATEGAFPPFNYYEGKQLRGFEVDLGNAVAKSLNLKVEWTAQPFDGLLIGLNQNRYDVVLASHAITPERQKAVAFLNPHYCSAVNIVAKKGGPLTRTALVGKVVGTQIGTAQIPVLQAIPGIKSVRTYPNDQTILTALQAGRLDAWTSNGPVVAYMLKQTGLSGKIVIGEAISQERNAGAVAKGNTELRDALNAAMKKLQADGTYAKLSQKWFGQDIRCP; this is translated from the coding sequence ATGAACCGAGCCCTGTTCCTGCTGTCTGCCGCCCTGGTCCTCACCTCGCTCGGCGCGAACGCCGAGGCCCGCACCCTGGCGCAGATCAAGGCGTCCGGCACGCTGAAGATCGCGACCGAGGGGGCCTTTCCGCCCTTCAACTACTACGAGGGCAAGCAGCTGCGCGGCTTCGAGGTGGACCTCGGCAACGCCGTGGCCAAAAGCCTGAACCTGAAAGTCGAGTGGACCGCGCAGCCCTTCGACGGCCTGCTGATCGGCCTGAACCAGAACCGGTACGACGTCGTGCTCGCCTCGCACGCCATCACCCCGGAACGGCAGAAGGCGGTGGCGTTCCTCAATCCGCACTACTGCTCCGCGGTGAACATCGTCGCGAAAAAAGGCGGGCCGCTCACCCGCACGGCCCTGGTTGGGAAGGTGGTCGGCACGCAGATCGGCACCGCGCAGATTCCCGTGCTTCAGGCGATTCCCGGCATCAAGAGCGTGCGCACCTACCCGAACGACCAGACCATCCTCACGGCGCTGCAGGCCGGGCGCCTGGACGCCTGGACGAGCAACGGCCCGGTCGTGGCGTACATGCTCAAGCAGACCGGCCTGAGCGGCAAGATCGTGATCGGGGAGGCCATCTCCCAGGAACGCAACGCCGGCGCGGTCGCCAAGGGCAACACGGAACTGCGCGACGCCCTGAACGCCGCCATGAAGAAGCTGCAGGCCGACGGCACCTACGCCAAGCTCAGCCAGAAGTGGTTCGGGCAGGACATCCGGTGCCCGTGA